The Streptomyces europaeiscabiei genome window below encodes:
- a CDS encoding beta-ketoacyl synthase N-terminal-like domain-containing protein: MRFEPIAVVGRGCALPDAPDPDTFWDNILAGRMSLTEAPQGRWRLPDAWAVGDPADRIDGPDRTNGTDLTDRTWSRIGGYVRESPTGPGTDPLGTVRDPALDKVFHWTSHGAAAALREAGQERLLHRAGLVLGNLSFPTTGMAAYAEQVWQGERDTAGPADPRNRFMSGLPAHLAADELGLGLGGFALDAACASSLYAVGLACRKLHGREADLMVAGGVNAADDLFLHVSFCSLSAMSRSGRSRPFHRHADGLVPAEGAAFVALMRLDDAIAADAPVFGVIRGVGLSNDGRGSGLLVPSGDGQRRAMLQAYEAAGVAPDSVGLLECHATGTPVGDTVEVESAAGVFADSRDLPTGSVKSNVGHLITAAGAAGLLKALGALRAGVRPPTLGAEEPVEALSGTPLRLLHEPEVWTGPRRAAISAFGFGGNNAHLIVDAWTGDDSGTPALPPRRVPSAADRPRSRSATVSRTEPIALVAIGARVGDGRDADDLRQALLGGEHRNAPRATVEVALDGLRFPPLDLEQTLAQQLLVLEAAREAASRTALPKERTMVLVGMGCDPEVARYIARWRIPELLAENTDPDRVRALRDAVRAPQSASAVVGSMPNVVANRISAQLDLTGPGFTVSAEEASGLVAIELGVQALRGPDVDAVLIGAVDLSYEPVHRAALAALDRDEPPGDAALVVVLKRLSDARADGDTVIALLDVEATDESGADPAELWTVGDLPDAGASATDHLDPSDLFGRAHAAAGLLAVVAAALGLRHRAVPRAGAPARPALRARTASAGVTPLGGSAGRVRLRAGDPAPYLAELPRRIHVFSGDSRAEVMRALADGRESRRGPARLALAAAGPDELAARTEAARTWLVGEGVRPDLTAFHERPVAGEVGFVFSGGSMAYPGMGADVMLAFPDLLAAVEERSGPLHGLVGWAHEGESPRPRSALDQIWGASVVGQLHARITRTVLGIEPQASLGYSSGESSALAALGAWQDVTSLSAEARRSALFADGVVGELRVPRRAWREQGVRGTEWASYQVEEPVERVRAAIGDEPCVHLMVVNAHDSCVFGGEATGCRRVLERLGSEHVLHIPYQVAAHVPELAEIRSTWRQMHHLPTEDVGVRFYTCATSRWYHASADAAADALTEQALGPIDFARTVEQAWADGVRVFVEHGPRGLCAGWIRRVLGEREHLAVSLDAPAGRGVTQLLGAAVELVAAGLPADIDALCDRLAAARPGRRPPGRQITFPAHPAPVRLPRPGEAPSHEIMLRAPHLPGPATEPYAPTPPERQPARVGPPPAPAPAPAPALDPDPATVLSPSPSPSPAPAGTSGHDLGRAPVVAATAGTNAFGHTALGATAFGPTAAFRDAVVETHRHVASVHRHFLAVHARVHEEFLASRHRAAMALAAHGASAVPLTAAPPPAAPPPVVPAPIAPAAPQEPHGPSFTRADLERLATGPVSAVFGPLFAPQDRYARQTRMPAPPMLLADRVTGIDAEPGSMGTGTVWTETDVRLDSWYLDPCGRMPAGLMVEAGQADLLLISWLGVDLLNRGERVYRLLGCELTYHGSPPLPGETLRYEIHIDGHGEHGGVRLFFFHYDCYVGDELRLSMREGQAGFFTDAELARTGGVLWSPRDETPDPQLPFDPLPVSSPTARSFGPDALRAFTEGRPADCFGPGWELTRTHIRTPRTGDAATHSSSDAATNPATDSSTDGRRMRLLHEIPVFDPVGGPWGRGYLRAETPVSPDDWFFEGHFPDDPCMPGTLMFDGCLQAMAFHLAAAGFTVDRDGWRFEPGQDSPIPMVCRGQVTPDSERLTYEVFVAGLSAGPEPELVADVLCTVDGVKAFHARGVRLRLVPDWPLTHWRQLAPPVVQPTGVPVPSQALAGLTGHRESTDVAEVQGFRYDYAAMLACAWGKPSEAFGTAYTPFDSARRLARLPGPPFHFMSRVVAVEGPPWVTRAGSAVEVEYDVPDEVWYFEQNGFRAMPLAVLMEVVLQAGGWLASYVGSALDHDSDLLFRNLDGTGTVLGEVRPGTRVLRTRTRLLDIAHSGDMIIETFGVECFADDEPVFTLTTVFGFFPPAAFEDQVGLPPSQDEWRAPTTPCTFSVDLTTRPAKYFDGSLALPGPMLLMLDRVTGWWPDGGRAGLGRLRAEKDVDAEEWFFKAHFFQDPVQPGSLGVQAMYQLLQFHAVESGLGAGLRRPRFEPVLPGRAVTWKYRGQVTPRNRKITVELEITETGETEQGPYTVAEGWLWADGTRIYHVTNLGLRLTEND, from the coding sequence ATGCGCTTCGAGCCGATCGCCGTCGTGGGACGGGGTTGCGCGCTGCCGGACGCCCCGGACCCCGACACCTTCTGGGACAACATCCTCGCCGGCCGGATGAGCCTGACCGAGGCCCCGCAGGGCCGTTGGCGGCTGCCCGACGCCTGGGCGGTCGGTGATCCGGCCGACCGCATCGACGGCCCCGACCGCACCAACGGCACGGACCTCACCGACCGGACGTGGTCCCGGATCGGCGGTTACGTCAGGGAGTCCCCGACCGGCCCGGGCACCGACCCGCTCGGCACGGTACGGGACCCGGCGCTCGACAAGGTGTTCCACTGGACCTCACACGGCGCCGCCGCGGCGCTGCGCGAGGCGGGACAGGAGCGCCTGCTCCACCGCGCCGGGCTGGTGCTCGGCAACCTGTCGTTCCCCACGACCGGCATGGCGGCCTACGCCGAGCAGGTCTGGCAGGGTGAGCGGGACACCGCCGGGCCCGCGGACCCCCGTAACCGGTTCATGTCCGGCCTGCCCGCCCACCTCGCCGCCGACGAACTCGGCCTGGGACTGGGCGGCTTCGCCCTCGACGCGGCCTGTGCGTCCTCCCTCTACGCGGTGGGGCTCGCCTGCCGCAAGCTGCACGGACGCGAGGCGGACCTAATGGTGGCGGGCGGGGTGAACGCCGCCGACGATCTCTTCCTCCACGTCAGCTTCTGCAGCCTGTCGGCGATGAGCCGCAGCGGACGGAGCCGACCGTTCCACCGGCACGCCGACGGGCTGGTGCCCGCCGAGGGCGCCGCATTCGTCGCCCTGATGCGTCTGGACGACGCGATCGCCGCCGACGCCCCGGTGTTCGGGGTGATCCGCGGGGTGGGCCTGTCCAACGACGGCCGGGGCAGCGGCCTGCTCGTACCCTCCGGAGACGGCCAGCGGCGGGCCATGCTGCAGGCGTACGAGGCCGCGGGCGTGGCTCCGGACAGCGTCGGCCTGCTCGAATGCCATGCCACCGGCACGCCCGTCGGCGACACCGTGGAGGTCGAGAGCGCGGCCGGCGTCTTCGCCGATTCGCGCGATCTGCCGACCGGGTCGGTCAAGTCCAATGTGGGGCACCTGATCACCGCCGCAGGCGCGGCCGGACTACTGAAGGCGCTCGGCGCGCTGCGCGCCGGGGTCCGTCCCCCCACGCTGGGCGCCGAGGAACCCGTCGAGGCACTGTCGGGGACACCGCTCCGGCTGCTGCACGAGCCCGAGGTGTGGACCGGGCCGCGTCGCGCGGCGATCAGCGCCTTCGGGTTCGGCGGCAACAACGCCCACCTGATCGTCGACGCCTGGACCGGCGACGACTCCGGTACTCCGGCTCTCCCGCCACGACGCGTACCCTCGGCTGCGGATCGGCCGCGATCCCGGTCCGCCACGGTGTCCCGCACCGAACCCATCGCCCTCGTCGCCATCGGCGCGCGCGTCGGAGACGGCAGGGACGCGGACGACCTGCGGCAGGCGCTTCTCGGCGGCGAGCACCGGAACGCACCCCGCGCCACCGTAGAAGTCGCCCTGGACGGGCTGCGGTTCCCTCCGCTGGACCTCGAACAGACCCTCGCCCAGCAGCTTCTGGTGCTCGAAGCGGCACGGGAGGCCGCTTCCCGGACCGCTCTGCCCAAGGAACGGACCATGGTGCTCGTCGGCATGGGCTGCGACCCCGAGGTGGCCCGGTACATCGCGCGCTGGCGGATACCGGAGCTGCTCGCCGAGAACACGGACCCCGACCGCGTACGGGCCCTGCGGGACGCGGTGCGGGCGCCCCAGTCCGCTTCCGCCGTCGTGGGGAGCATGCCCAACGTGGTCGCGAACCGTATCAGCGCCCAACTCGACCTCACGGGGCCGGGATTCACGGTGAGCGCCGAGGAGGCCTCCGGGCTGGTGGCGATCGAACTCGGTGTACAGGCACTGCGGGGCCCCGACGTCGATGCCGTGCTGATCGGCGCGGTCGACCTCTCGTACGAGCCCGTCCACCGGGCGGCGCTGGCGGCGTTGGACCGCGACGAGCCGCCCGGTGACGCGGCACTCGTCGTCGTCCTCAAACGGCTCTCCGACGCCCGCGCCGACGGCGACACCGTCATCGCCCTCCTCGATGTGGAAGCGACGGACGAGAGCGGTGCGGACCCGGCAGAACTATGGACGGTGGGAGACCTACCGGACGCGGGAGCGAGCGCAACGGACCACCTCGATCCGAGCGACCTGTTCGGCCGTGCCCATGCCGCCGCCGGGCTGCTCGCCGTGGTGGCCGCCGCGCTGGGCCTGCGCCATCGGGCCGTCCCCCGGGCCGGCGCCCCGGCCCGGCCCGCGCTGCGCGCACGGACGGCGTCGGCCGGGGTCACGCCGCTCGGCGGATCCGCCGGACGGGTCCGGCTGCGCGCCGGTGACCCGGCTCCGTACCTCGCCGAACTCCCCCGGCGGATCCACGTGTTCTCCGGAGACAGCCGGGCCGAGGTGATGCGGGCCCTGGCGGACGGCCGGGAATCACGGCGTGGGCCGGCGCGGCTCGCCCTGGCCGCCGCCGGGCCCGACGAGCTCGCCGCCCGCACCGAGGCCGCGAGGACGTGGCTCGTCGGCGAGGGCGTACGGCCCGACCTCACGGCCTTCCACGAACGACCCGTGGCGGGAGAGGTGGGCTTCGTCTTCTCCGGGGGCTCGATGGCGTATCCGGGGATGGGGGCCGACGTCATGCTGGCCTTCCCCGACCTGCTGGCGGCCGTGGAGGAGCGCAGCGGCCCGCTGCACGGGCTGGTGGGCTGGGCCCACGAGGGCGAGTCGCCACGGCCCCGGAGCGCGCTGGACCAGATCTGGGGCGCCTCCGTGGTCGGCCAGCTGCATGCCCGGATCACGCGCACGGTGCTCGGGATCGAGCCGCAGGCCTCGCTCGGCTACTCCTCCGGTGAGTCCAGCGCCCTCGCCGCGCTGGGCGCCTGGCAGGACGTCACCAGTCTGTCTGCCGAGGCCCGGCGGTCGGCGCTGTTCGCCGACGGTGTCGTGGGAGAGCTGCGGGTCCCGCGCCGCGCCTGGCGCGAGCAGGGCGTGCGGGGGACCGAGTGGGCGAGCTACCAGGTCGAGGAGCCGGTCGAGCGGGTACGGGCCGCCATCGGTGACGAGCCGTGCGTCCACCTCATGGTCGTCAACGCTCACGACTCCTGTGTGTTCGGCGGTGAGGCGACCGGCTGCCGACGGGTCCTGGAACGCCTGGGCAGCGAGCACGTGCTCCACATTCCCTACCAAGTGGCCGCACATGTACCGGAGTTGGCGGAGATCCGGTCCACCTGGCGGCAGATGCACCATCTGCCCACCGAGGACGTGGGCGTGCGCTTCTACACCTGTGCCACCTCCCGCTGGTACCACGCGAGCGCCGACGCCGCCGCCGACGCCCTCACCGAACAGGCCCTGGGGCCGATCGACTTCGCCCGGACCGTCGAGCAGGCGTGGGCGGACGGCGTCCGGGTCTTCGTGGAGCACGGTCCGCGCGGTCTCTGCGCCGGCTGGATCCGCCGCGTCCTGGGCGAACGCGAGCATCTCGCAGTGTCGCTGGACGCGCCCGCCGGACGCGGGGTCACCCAACTGCTGGGCGCGGCCGTCGAGTTGGTGGCGGCCGGGCTACCGGCGGACATCGACGCCCTGTGCGACCGGCTGGCCGCCGCCCGGCCCGGGCGGCGGCCGCCCGGCCGTCAGATCACGTTCCCCGCCCACCCGGCCCCGGTACGGCTGCCGCGCCCCGGCGAGGCGCCGTCCCACGAGATCATGCTCCGCGCGCCCCACCTGCCCGGACCAGCCACCGAGCCGTACGCTCCCACGCCTCCGGAGCGGCAACCGGCCCGTGTAGGCCCGCCTCCGGCCCCTGCCCCTGCCCCTGCCCCTGCCCTGGACCCGGACCCGGCTACGGTCCTGTCTCCGTCTCCGTCTCCGTCTCCTGCGCCGGCCGGAACGTCCGGGCACGACCTCGGTCGCGCGCCGGTCGTCGCGGCGACTGCGGGAACCAACGCCTTCGGACATACGGCATTGGGGGCCACGGCCTTCGGGCCTACGGCCGCCTTCAGGGACGCGGTCGTGGAGACACATCGCCACGTCGCCTCGGTCCACCGGCATTTCCTCGCCGTACACGCCCGGGTCCACGAGGAGTTCCTGGCGTCCCGCCACCGCGCAGCGATGGCCCTGGCGGCACACGGGGCCTCCGCCGTGCCCTTGACGGCAGCACCCCCACCCGCGGCGCCCCCTCCCGTCGTCCCCGCCCCCATCGCCCCCGCCGCTCCCCAGGAACCCCACGGCCCCTCCTTCACCCGAGCCGACCTGGAACGGCTGGCCACCGGCCCCGTCTCCGCCGTGTTCGGGCCCCTGTTCGCCCCACAGGACCGGTATGCACGGCAGACCCGGATGCCCGCGCCACCGATGCTGCTGGCGGACCGCGTCACGGGGATCGACGCCGAACCGGGTTCCATGGGTACGGGCACCGTCTGGACGGAGACGGACGTCCGTCTCGACAGCTGGTACCTCGACCCCTGCGGCCGTATGCCGGCCGGCCTCATGGTCGAGGCGGGGCAGGCCGACCTGCTGCTGATCAGCTGGCTCGGAGTGGACCTGCTCAACCGGGGGGAGCGCGTGTACCGCCTCCTGGGCTGCGAGTTGACGTACCACGGCAGCCCTCCCCTGCCGGGCGAAACCCTTCGCTACGAGATCCACATCGACGGCCATGGCGAGCACGGGGGCGTGCGGCTCTTCTTCTTCCACTACGACTGCTACGTCGGCGACGAGCTTCGGCTGAGCATGCGCGAGGGCCAGGCGGGCTTCTTCACCGATGCCGAACTCGCCCGGACAGGCGGGGTGTTGTGGTCCCCGAGGGACGAAACACCTGACCCCCAGCTGCCGTTCGACCCACTCCCCGTGTCCTCCCCCACCGCCCGGTCCTTCGGGCCCGACGCCCTGCGGGCGTTCACCGAGGGGCGCCCCGCCGACTGCTTCGGCCCCGGCTGGGAACTCACCCGCACCCACATCCGCACACCCCGGACCGGCGACGCCGCCACGCACTCGTCCTCGGACGCCGCCACGAACCCCGCCACGGACTCCTCCACGGACGGCCGCCGGATGCGGCTCCTGCACGAGATCCCCGTCTTCGACCCCGTCGGCGGCCCCTGGGGACGCGGCTATCTGCGGGCCGAGACGCCCGTCTCGCCGGACGACTGGTTCTTCGAGGGCCACTTCCCCGACGACCCGTGCATGCCGGGCACCTTGATGTTCGACGGCTGTCTCCAGGCCATGGCCTTCCACCTCGCCGCCGCCGGATTCACCGTCGACCGTGACGGCTGGCGCTTCGAACCGGGGCAGGACAGCCCCATACCCATGGTCTGCAGGGGCCAGGTCACCCCGGACAGCGAGCGGCTGACGTACGAGGTCTTCGTGGCGGGGCTGTCCGCCGGCCCCGAGCCGGAACTCGTGGCGGACGTGCTCTGCACGGTCGACGGAGTGAAGGCCTTCCACGCCCGTGGGGTACGGCTGCGGCTCGTCCCGGACTGGCCGTTGACCCACTGGCGGCAACTCGCGCCCCCGGTGGTCCAGCCCACCGGCGTACCGGTGCCGTCACAGGCACTCGCCGGTCTGACCGGCCACCGCGAGTCCACGGACGTCGCCGAGGTCCAGGGGTTCCGCTACGACTACGCCGCCATGCTCGCCTGCGCCTGGGGGAAGCCGAGCGAGGCGTTCGGCACCGCCTACACCCCCTTCGACAGCGCCCGTCGGCTGGCCAGGCTGCCGGGGCCGCCGTTCCACTTCATGAGCCGGGTCGTGGCGGTGGAGGGCCCGCCCTGGGTGACCCGGGCCGGGAGCGCCGTGGAGGTCGAGTACGACGTGCCCGACGAGGTCTGGTACTTCGAGCAGAACGGCTTCCGAGCGATGCCGCTCGCGGTGCTCATGGAGGTCGTCCTCCAGGCGGGCGGCTGGCTGGCCTCGTACGTCGGTAGCGCGCTCGACCACGATTCCGATCTGCTGTTCCGGAACCTCGACGGCACGGGAACGGTCCTGGGCGAGGTCCGTCCGGGGACGCGAGTGCTGCGCACCCGGACCCGGCTGCTCGACATCGCGCACAGCGGAGACATGATCATCGAGACGTTCGGGGTGGAGTGCTTCGCCGACGACGAGCCGGTGTTCACCCTCACGACGGTCTTCGGCTTCTTCCCTCCGGCGGCGTTCGAGGATCAGGTCGGCCTGCCGCCGTCGCAGGACGAGTGGCGTGCTCCGACGACACCGTGCACGTTCTCCGTCGACCTCACCACGCGGCCCGCGAAGTACTTCGACGGCTCACTCGCCCTGCCGGGTCCCATGCTGCTGATGCTGGACCGGGTGACCGGCTGGTGGCCGGACGGCGGACGCGCCGGGCTCGGACGGCTGCGGGCCGAGAAGGACGTGGACGCCGAGGAATGGTTCTTCAAGGCCCACTTCTTCCAGGACCCGGTGCAGCCCGGATCGCTCGGTGTGCAGGCGATGTACCAGCTCCTTCAGTTCCACGCCGTCGAGAGCGGCCTCGGCGCCGGTCTGCGGCGGCCCCGCTTCGAACCGGTGCTCCCGGGCCGGGCGGTCACCTGGAAATACCGCGGCCAGGTGACCCCGCGCAACAGGAAGATCACCGTCGAGCTGGAGATCACCGAGACCGGCGAGACCGAGCAGGGGCCCTACACCGTGGCCGAGGGCTGGCTGTGGGCGGACGGCACCCGCATCTACCACGTGACGAATCTCGGCCTGCGCCTCACCGAGAACGACTAG
- a CDS encoding phenylacetate--CoA ligase family protein: MADRDLTPLTPRTGLTELVDFVRRHSPFYRDLYAPLPPGPVRIEDLPVLDHADFWAANTAHESRVLTGPLTDGIVFKSGGTTTEPKLSVYTRRELLGMARLQGNGFAEAGLRPGDRIANLFYAGELYASFLFNVLCLQESSVPNVHLPVGSAPLEYTARVIHEFSTTALMGPPTTICQLAARLDDSGCPAPDVHLVMFGGESFYEDQRPLLEAAFPNASIRSMGYGSVDGGMLGAPVADDPDPRVHRTHRPQTVMEIVDDGTGEPVTEPGRPGRLVVTDLARRLMPVIRYPTGDRGEWVDREDGRFRLLGRSDEGARVGPITLYLEDLRAVVRHVADGRPLAGMQVVQRRKAAKDELVLRVAGDLGDPVTAGKAIAARLDEIRPMFAEHVEAGLINPLSVEWVPAARLTVNPRTGKLLRLIDERQP, translated from the coding sequence ATGGCCGACCGCGACCTCACCCCTCTCACTCCCCGCACTGGACTCACCGAACTCGTCGACTTCGTCCGCCGGCACTCGCCCTTCTACCGCGACCTCTACGCCCCTCTCCCACCCGGACCGGTCCGTATCGAGGACCTGCCCGTGCTCGACCACGCGGACTTCTGGGCGGCCAACACCGCCCACGAAAGCCGGGTCCTCACCGGCCCCCTCACCGACGGCATCGTCTTCAAGTCCGGCGGAACCACGACCGAGCCCAAGCTCTCCGTCTACACCCGGCGAGAACTGCTGGGTATGGCCAGGCTGCAGGGGAACGGTTTCGCCGAGGCCGGACTGCGCCCCGGCGACCGGATCGCCAACCTCTTCTACGCCGGTGAGCTGTACGCCAGCTTCCTGTTCAACGTGCTGTGTCTGCAGGAGTCGTCGGTACCGAACGTGCACCTGCCCGTGGGATCCGCGCCGCTGGAGTACACGGCCCGTGTGATCCACGAATTCTCCACCACCGCGCTGATGGGTCCCCCGACCACCATCTGCCAACTGGCCGCCCGCCTCGACGACTCCGGCTGCCCCGCCCCGGACGTGCACCTCGTGATGTTCGGCGGCGAGTCGTTCTACGAGGACCAACGCCCGCTCCTCGAAGCCGCGTTCCCGAACGCCTCGATCCGCTCCATGGGGTACGGCAGTGTGGACGGCGGAATGCTGGGCGCACCCGTGGCGGACGACCCCGACCCCCGGGTGCACCGCACCCACCGGCCGCAAACCGTGATGGAGATCGTCGACGACGGCACGGGCGAACCGGTCACGGAACCCGGCAGGCCCGGCCGACTGGTCGTCACCGATCTCGCCCGGCGTCTGATGCCGGTGATCCGGTACCCCACCGGGGACCGTGGCGAGTGGGTGGACCGTGAGGACGGACGGTTCCGGCTGCTGGGCCGCTCCGACGAGGGCGCCCGCGTGGGCCCGATCACCCTGTACCTGGAGGATCTGCGGGCCGTGGTCCGGCATGTGGCCGACGGCCGGCCCCTCGCCGGCATGCAGGTGGTGCAACGCCGCAAGGCCGCCAAGGACGAGCTGGTCCTCCGCGTCGCCGGCGATCTCGGCGATCCCGTCACCGCCGGGAAGGCCATCGCCGCGCGGCTCGACGAGATCCGCCCGATGTTCGCCGAGCACGTCGAAGCCGGACTGATCAACCCGTTGAGCGTGGAATGGGTCCCGGCCGCCCGGCTCACGGTCAACCCCCGGACGGGAAAACTGCTCCGCCTGATCGACGAGCGACAGCCATAG
- a CDS encoding helix-turn-helix transcriptional regulator, which translates to MTVKSPPTPDDDRQVKRGITALRDTADVDLAFGGVVVRGRHAQLTEFTGNSTNALFGLTLGFGMGLGGKVVALHRPIAVNDYANSKQISHHYDLMVAAEGIHAVVAAPVVVNRRVRAVMYGAVRRSVALGDRTVDAVMQAARGLEQNLAVRDEVVRRLDALNQPTETTGRSAGPTSHRWETIREAYAELRILAQQLADDELRDRVVGVCDKLAGAGAPASHPLSTLSSRELDVLSCVALGRTNADVADELGLRAETVKSYLRSAMRRLGCHTRMETVVTARRLGLLP; encoded by the coding sequence ATGACAGTGAAATCACCCCCCACCCCGGACGACGACCGCCAGGTCAAACGTGGCATCACCGCGTTACGGGACACCGCCGACGTGGACCTCGCCTTCGGCGGTGTCGTGGTCAGGGGCCGGCACGCCCAGCTGACCGAGTTCACGGGCAACTCCACCAACGCCCTGTTCGGGCTGACCCTCGGATTCGGCATGGGCCTCGGCGGCAAGGTGGTGGCCCTGCACCGCCCCATCGCGGTCAACGACTACGCGAACTCCAAACAGATCAGCCACCATTACGACCTCATGGTCGCCGCCGAGGGCATCCACGCCGTCGTGGCGGCACCCGTGGTGGTGAACCGGAGAGTACGGGCGGTCATGTACGGCGCGGTACGCCGGTCCGTGGCCCTGGGTGACCGGACGGTCGACGCGGTCATGCAGGCCGCCCGTGGTCTGGAACAGAACCTGGCGGTCCGGGACGAGGTGGTACGCCGCCTCGACGCCCTGAACCAGCCCACGGAGACCACCGGCCGGTCCGCAGGCCCCACGTCCCACCGGTGGGAGACCATTCGCGAGGCATACGCGGAACTGCGGATCCTCGCCCAGCAGCTCGCGGACGACGAGTTGCGCGACCGGGTCGTCGGGGTGTGCGACAAGCTGGCCGGCGCCGGAGCTCCCGCCTCCCACCCTCTCAGCACCCTCTCGTCCCGCGAACTCGATGTGCTGTCCTGCGTCGCGCTGGGGCGGACCAATGCCGACGTGGCGGACGAACTCGGCCTCCGGGCCGAGACGGTGAAGAGCTACCTCCGTAGCGCCATGCGCAGGCTGGGCTGCCACACACGGATGGAGACCGTCGTGACGGCCCGCCGTCTGGGCCTGCTGCCCTGA
- a CDS encoding methyltransferase domain-containing protein produces the protein MDKRDTDDGDEKAARLADDFHDVDSSGAPGDFIAYLRKAEESESGRLVREATYRPLGAIAGRGADIGCGTGRAVADLTRLGKDVVGVDSSQAMVDAALTRFPHCEVVKGDACDLPFGDGELSWYRSERTFVHLPDPAEALSEASRVLEPGGTIVVADADLDSMVLSSRFPRTTRAVKDAFCSAIPNPHAGTRTADHLTAAGFTDVEVTPVVVVMRDYVSALDLMVEPALTAALRRGSVSEEAATEWTDDLKDMSRRCAFTAASTFFVTTARRGP, from the coding sequence ATGGACAAGAGAGACACCGACGACGGGGATGAGAAGGCGGCACGTCTCGCCGACGACTTCCACGATGTCGACTCATCCGGTGCGCCCGGGGACTTCATCGCCTATCTCCGGAAGGCGGAGGAGAGCGAGAGCGGGCGGCTCGTACGGGAAGCCACCTACCGCCCGCTCGGCGCCATCGCGGGAAGGGGCGCGGACATCGGATGCGGAACCGGGCGCGCCGTCGCGGATCTCACCCGGCTCGGGAAGGACGTGGTCGGTGTCGACAGCAGTCAGGCCATGGTCGACGCCGCCCTGACCCGGTTCCCGCACTGCGAGGTCGTCAAGGGTGACGCCTGTGATCTCCCTTTCGGCGACGGCGAGTTGTCGTGGTACCGGTCGGAACGGACCTTCGTCCACCTCCCCGACCCCGCTGAGGCCCTCTCCGAGGCGTCCAGGGTCCTGGAACCGGGCGGGACGATCGTCGTCGCCGATGCCGACCTCGACTCCATGGTGCTGAGTTCTCGGTTCCCCCGCACGACGCGGGCGGTCAAGGACGCCTTCTGTTCGGCGATACCGAACCCGCACGCGGGCACCCGTACGGCAGACCACCTCACGGCAGCAGGATTCACCGATGTAGAGGTGACGCCTGTCGTGGTGGTCATGCGCGACTACGTCTCCGCGCTCGACCTGATGGTGGAGCCGGCTCTCACCGCCGCCCTGAGACGGGGGTCCGTGAGCGAGGAGGCAGCGACGGAATGGACGGACGACCTGAAGGACATGTCCCGCCGGTGCGCTTTCACGGCGGCCTCGACCTTCTTCGTGACCACGGCCCGACGCGGTCCCTGA
- a CDS encoding 2-oxoglutarate and iron-dependent oxygenase domain-containing protein, which translates to MTELQTFALPSTVDGSDTDKALGQALIAAWQADGIFQVQATPEQEAVTERALGASRGFFERPFKEKAGRVSDLTYSGYVASGEEETAGEKDGSEIFTVCPDIPEDDARVIDKWPCHGPAPWPSEQYADAMKDYMGSVGDIGERLLRLVALGLGLDDMDHFTKLTEDGWHHMRVLRFPRADATSERGIGSHTDYGLLVIAVQDDVGGLYIRPPVEGETRGRNWLPGESMAGRYENEEPWTFVTPVPAVFTVFPGDIMQFITGGTLLSTPHKVRLADRERYTIAYFHEPSFQAVARPLEGGGPDEFIHYGTHFTNMFMRCYPERTATARMEKEDRLAVLERLRKEALAS; encoded by the coding sequence ATGACAGAACTGCAGACCTTCGCACTGCCCTCGACGGTTGACGGCAGTGACACGGACAAGGCACTCGGCCAGGCACTGATCGCGGCCTGGCAGGCGGACGGTATCTTCCAGGTCCAGGCCACGCCGGAACAGGAAGCCGTCACCGAGCGGGCCCTCGGTGCCTCGCGGGGCTTCTTCGAACGGCCGTTCAAGGAGAAGGCCGGGCGCGTGTCCGACCTCACCTACAGCGGATACGTCGCGTCCGGTGAGGAGGAGACGGCCGGTGAGAAGGACGGCTCGGAGATCTTCACCGTCTGTCCCGACATCCCCGAGGACGACGCGCGCGTCATCGACAAGTGGCCCTGCCACGGTCCCGCGCCCTGGCCGTCCGAGCAGTACGCCGACGCCATGAAGGACTACATGGGGTCCGTGGGCGACATCGGCGAGCGACTGCTCCGGCTGGTCGCCCTGGGCCTCGGCCTGGACGACATGGACCACTTCACGAAGCTCACCGAGGACGGCTGGCACCATATGCGGGTGCTGCGCTTCCCCCGGGCGGACGCCACCTCCGAGCGGGGCATCGGCTCCCACACCGACTACGGTCTGCTGGTCATCGCGGTCCAGGACGATGTGGGCGGCCTCTACATCCGTCCCCCGGTGGAGGGCGAGACACGCGGACGCAACTGGCTGCCGGGCGAGTCCATGGCCGGACGGTACGAGAACGAGGAGCCCTGGACCTTCGTCACCCCGGTTCCCGCGGTGTTCACCGTCTTCCCCGGCGACATCATGCAGTTCATCACAGGCGGGACCCTCCTCTCGACCCCGCACAAGGTGCGCCTGGCCGACCGCGAGCGGTACACCATCGCGTACTTCCACGAGCCGTCCTTCCAGGCCGTCGCGCGGCCTCTGGAAGGGGGCGGGCCGGACGAGTTCATCCACTACGGCACGCACTTCACCAACATGTTCATGCGGTGCTACCCCGAGCGCACCGCCACCGCGCGCATGGAGAAGGAGGACCGGCTCGCCGTCCTCGAACGCCTCCGCAAGGAGGCCCTCGCCTCCTGA